ACTTTTTATACAGCCAATGCTATTAATGGGTACTGATGTCTGTCACCAGTCCTACTATACCCAGCAAGTTAACCAACAGTCCTCAAAAGGCTCTGCTCTGTAGATTTTGACACAGTTGGAACTTTTGCTCTTGCCTCCATTGTTTCCAAGCAGTCAATACAGTTTCTTTTGGTATCCAATAtactacttaggctctgtactgtcagggctcgttcacacctcacccggtctccgttctgcaggtttccatttcctgcacaaaacagaggcaggatacggaaatctGCCGGACTCTTTCATGCGCATTcacttgaacgggtttgaaagatgtccagctgtgagcgccggtgagcgttttatgctctccaccgcgaaaccgtttttttttttttttttaaaaaccggacacagagttggacatgcagtactctgtgtctgattttaaaaaaccggtttcgcggcagagagcataaaacgctcacccgcgctcacggccggacccgctctgacagctttctgtcttgtgcatgcagaagacggaaagctcagaacagagacccgaatgctagtgtgaacctagcgtcaggatgGCGGTGTCAGGCATGAGCAGACAAGGGGATTGATTCTGAACTCtaccactggctgcctctgattggagtcgTGAATCACattccctgcctgacactgcacctctatgggtcagttcacatggcagaaaatgaagaggaaattcctcttcgttttccgCCGCCAGCTTTTTCGCACAGTTAGTCACAACAGGAtaccaatgcagtgcatcagcattccgtcgtgACATCCCGCTCGTTATTAGGCCcatatgaatgggcttagtcaagAGGGGGTCTTGAGCCAAGTAATCCGCGGCAAGGTTGAGCAGGACGTTTCTTTTTAACTCATCCTGcttcgatctctgcctcccattgaaaacaatgggaggtgtaTTTGGGAGCAACCTACTGCGGATTCGGGGGCAGAATCTGCACCCAAGtctgtggcaaattcctccatgtcaaCTGGCCCGTatgttacagagcttaaatagctcatcaggcaccaaaactaactttgTTGCTCATGAGTGGTGGGGGCAAGAgctaaaattccaactgcactgaaatcagtggagttGTGTCTATTaacatgctaagaacttgaattgttggaggtggtgaaatgtccttttTAACAGTGTCTTTTGTTGTATTTTAGGCTAACAGACAAGATATGAAGAATAGCTCATCAAAGGCCTATACAACGACAGACAAAGTCTTACAGAAGTATGAAAACAAAATTAATCTAGGTATGATTAACTTATTGTATATCACAGTGCACACATCACAAGATGGCACAGACTCTCCATACAGTCTAAATTCCAGTCCTATTCTTTTTGTGGCATTGTTTTCCCCTGATATCTAAGCAGCATGTTCTGTATTGGTGTCCCTTTCTCTGGACAGATGAGACTAGATTCACACTGAGCGCATGTGACTGATGTGACAATCTGGAGATGCCACAGTGAACAATATTTCTGCCTGTAACATCATCCTGTATGACCAGTTTGGTGGTGGGACAGTGATAGTCTGTAGAGGCATATTCATGGAGGTTTGCACAGACCCACTGTATGAAAGTCGATGGTACCCTTATTGTTGTGGGATCCTAGGATGAAGTCCTCAGAGGCATTGTCAGATCTTATATTGGTGCGGTGGGCTATGGTTTCCTCCTGGTGCAGGACAATGCTTGACCTCATATGGTCAGAGTGTATACACAGCTCATGAATGATGAAGGCGTTGTTGCAGTTGACCGGTCCTCACATTCTTCAGGCCTGAATCAAATTGAGAACCTCTGGGGCATTATGAGTCAGTGCCTCTGATGCTGTCAAGGAGTACCGCAGACTTTCCTGGATCTCACTGATGTCCTGATCCAGGTCTGGGAGAAGATTCCTCTCAGGTCACTATCCATTGTCTCTTCAAGATTAATAGGGAGTTAGAGTAATGAAGACAAGAATGATTCAGAGTGATACTAAGGGTTTTTGCTGTTCAATGTTTTCTAGGTAAACTGACACTTTCTGATTCTGTTATGAACAAAGTCactgaaaaaaacagacaaaaagaaTCAGAGCAgtgagtatatatttttctttttattactatGATAAGAGCCTGAATTCAGACAATTATGGCATATCCAAGTGTTCTCtcataactcccattgatttTCTGGCAACATTTGTGACGCTAATACATTTTAGAATATACttttaacagattttggctcctttctgtgaaattatCTGCTGAAATTCACATTACAATAtgtgtttgaagtgacccccgaCCACTCCTTACCAACCACAACTTTGTATTACACCCATACTCTCCTAATATTCACAGTCTGAAGCAGTGACTCAGTAGATTTCAGTACAGGAGTTCACAGAAAGAAGCCAAAatgtattacaaaatgtattaatgatacaaatattgTCAGAAAATCAAGAATGACAGAGCTCAGAAGAGCACCCCGTGCCTACTccagcctgacaccacccacctgacagtacagagcataaATAGTATATGAGGAACCAAACCCTACTATACTTATTACTTGGGAATagtggggggctagagaaaaaattccaactgtgccagaatcagtggatcagcACCTAATAGATGACACAGAGAACTGGATTTatttgaggtggtgaaaggtccttttgaaTTATTGCTAAGGTTttgaattgttttatttttaatgttttatacTCATGCTTTTTATACTTAGTTTTTGTACTTGCTTGACTAAACATGAGACTAAGCAATTCTGtttatatgcttttatttattttaattttgctaGTTACCGAGTTAAAGACAAATCTGACAGAGCTACTGTTGAGCaggtatgtcttttttttatcaGTACAATAAATCAGATTGTCTAGATCAGTGTTTCTCAGTCTTTTCATAGCAAGTACCCATGGTCACAAgaaattttaaagaggacctttcaccaccctatGACTGTGCAGTTTTCTGCACTTGTTATAGGCACTGCTGCACAGgctctggggcactttgaattttgtCTCTAGCTCCCCTCGTTCGGAGTTCTGAACCCATGttatttctgacagtgaaggagttaattaacatacagggtgCCAAATATAACAGGCTTCAGAACTCCGCAATGAGGGGGGACTAGAGACAAAATGCAAAGTACctcagagtctgtgcagcagcacccataacatggtgcagaaaactgcacagacttggggtggtgaaagatcctctttaaccaaGTGCTCCCAAGGTTAGGTTGCATCATAACAACACAATAAATAATTCTATTTCTCTTCATAATTGTGCGATCATTGGCCACTGCAACGTTAGGATGATGACTAAAGCATTGGCTTATATAGCTACCCTTTCACTTCCTACTTCTGCTGTCTAAATGAACCATCAGTACTCCCAGATGTAAGTCTGCTTCGATTCCTGAGTTCCTAGCCTGAGGTTTCTTAGCAACTGGGTGGACACTTGAATCTTGGACCACTGAGAGATCCTTAGCTGAGATTGGCACTTgtccccagacagccctgagtccTCTGGCTACCCATCAGTACAGCAAATGGGGCAAACAGGACACTTTCATTAGTAGACGGGTGTGCTCAGCAGGTGCAGGATCCCATTGTATCTCCCTGATCATGACTAACAATATCACCATGTCATATTGTCACTTCTGTAGCATATCTAGTAGAGTAAGGTCCTATTGATGTTCCATGAAAAACAGCACATGAATGATCAACACAATAGTCATTGTGAATTTTCTTTATAGATCATCAGTAAACCTAGTGTATTTGTGTTTATAGGTTCTGGATCCCAGGACAAGGATGATTCTTTTTAAGATGCTTACAAGGGGAGTCATATCAGAAATCAATGGCTGCATCAGCacaggcaaagaggtaagtgtgcGTGTGTGACTAGCTAAACTGAAATGTGTGTGTATAAAATCATTTTTTGTTACATTGTCATTTTAACAGATTAGCCTTGGATACTAAAACATGCCTGAATATTTCACATACCCCTGAATAGTGCCATAACAAAGTAAAACTTGTCACAAAAAATCACGGAAAATAATTTATGAAGAATGGCACTGGTTTTCATATCTACTGTAGTGGTGGTGGATTCAGTTGAAATATGATAAGGCGCAGGTCTATTCATAAATTGGGTACATCCTCTGACAGGTCATATGCCAACACTGGTTGCTTCTGGAGGTTAAAATAAAGACATCCCAGCTCCAAAACGTGTTGCAGTGTTTTAGGTTGTGGATTTCTTTATAAAAGTACCATTTTTCTTTTATATGTTTTAGCTTCAACCCTTCTTTTTTTCATAATATCTACAATAAGATATAtatacgtttttgtttttttagactaCTATTAAAAAAAGTTTGGCTTTCATTTTAGGCAAATGTTTACCATGCTAGCACTTCAGATGGAGAAAGCAGGGCTATTAAGATTTATAAAACCTCAATCCTGATGTTTAAAGATCGTGATAAATATGTGAGCGGTGAATTCAGGTGAGATCATTttaagctctacttttgtcttcaAAGAAGTTATGCCACTATTGATACTTATCTACAGAAACAAAATCTAATAGGCATCATCAAATGTAATTGTTAAATGTATACATTCCTTTAGAATACCAAGCGGGTCCAATAATGTTTATTGGCTGTGTAATAGTGATTAGAATACATAAGTGTGGTACTCTCATTTTAGTCATATAGGGCGATGTACACAAGATAcaccctaaggctggtcttacacgacagtacgtttaatccgcaaatggtccacaattgtgggttctcaattgtgAACACaatgtattcagtgcggcctcttacactatcggatattttatccgtggtgtatTGTGCTGTGAACGGGGTCCGCACTGAATACGGCATGTCTGCAAAGGCCTTGAATTCACGGCatggcacggactgtcccatagaacaCTATGGGCGCGTGCAGCTGGACACAGCGGAATTAATTTTTGGAGTGAaatttagtgttgctgatcagcaaattgcggaccgcaaaaccactatggtcgtgtaagaccagcctaagctcCTGATAGATGCGGGTTCCATCACGTGGACCCTCATCTAATAGGAGAGTAAGAGTTCATTGATCCTTTCATGTCAATTTCTCTAGAAAAACTATTTGCCTGTTGAGCTCACCATTGAAGTCTGGTAGTCACAGAAAGAGCTAAACACCTAAAGATTAATATACTCTCTTAAATTATTTAgtagtttttgtatttttgtttaaggtttttaatttaatttttcaaaaattcatttTTTGCTCTACTTGCATTTCTCAAGGTTTCGACATGGCTATTGCAAAGGGAACCCTCGAAAAATGGTGAAGACCTGGGCAGAAAAGGAAATGAGGAATTTAATACGGTAAATTATGTTGGATTTTTATTTTGTCTATAAAACGGAGTAATAAAGTTTTAGATAAAGAAAGTTATCGATTGAAAAGTCTTCTGTTCATGAGATTTATTTATATTCTACTTCATATTATGCATACAGTAGAATTAAAAAGTGATATGTTAACAATTTTTCAAAGGCTGAACACTGCAGGGATACCCTGTCCAGAGCCAGTTATGCTGAGAAGTCATGTGCTTGTGATGGGATTTATTGGCAAAAATGACACGTGAgtcatgttttgtttttctttaatttATAAATTTGTCCAGTCATATGTAGAAGAGCTACAAGAGAAtttttttgtgaatatttttttttttttttactattccaCTGCTGGGATATATGTTTTCTAGTTTACAAAGAGTTAAACTCTGTGTTCAAGTATTCtttttcttaaccacttccggaccacccatagactatatacttcCAGATAGTGGCTTCCTTGGCCTGCAAGGATTTACTGCGTCCAAGCAGTTTTCAGTAGCTGTGCAAAATCGTGCATCTGCTGAAACAAGGAACTGGCTGTAACTTCAACCGGaggtcccagagagaaggcagggaagtttTATTACAAGCCCTGCCTCCCCaattgctgtgtacacagtgctcaatgagcgctatatacacagctatgggtgccaccatgatgcggctgccctcctacccggcggtcacgtgatccactgggATCAGAGTATGTTAGAGCTGCTGCGTCCtacaggatccagatcagctTTATAGTAATGTGCAAGAAGCTGTATTCCTCcggcaactggggctaaatgtactagttacaggggaaatccgCCTCCCCCACAAAAGaaacagtgatcagatgtccccaaaggtctattatgaccttatggggacccaatgtgaaaaagaaaataaaaaatataaaagtaaaataaataaaactttaaaaacacCCCCTTATtgcgtgtgaacattccgtgctgctagcagtgcactggcatcccgtcacggcaatctgctctggattaggaccaaattaatgggcctaattgggagggagcctcgcgctgcggctgattcagccgcggaatctgcggcaagaagggTTGTctcgattcttttttccgctactagctatcggaaaaaagaagcaagcagctcccattgaagtcaatggaagccggttttggcagcggattttctggcggattccgcatcaaaatccgctgccaaaaaactccgtgtgaacaagcccttacaggTTCTAGCCCTACCCCCGACAactccatacaaaataaaaattaccataatggagaggaaaacttttaaaagttttttttttttttttttttttttttttttttttttttattttgttttgttttttctctttttagaagctattaagtaaaaaaaaaaaaaaaaaagtcaaacgtTTCTCCACCtcttttgattttattttctcagatatattaaaaataaataaataaagccctgtgtgtcaccgaaaaaagaggTAGAAATTAGTTGActtacccaaatgataaaaatgttacagccctgaaAACCGCATGTACAGAATACCcaaaacatgtttgatcataaaccaGAAATAGGCCCGGTACTGAGTGGTTAACAAATGTATAACTTTTTGTGGGAAAGTTCTGAAAAATTGCTACAAATGGTTTAAAATACttcttaagcctggttcacatctgcattcggtattccattctggtagtccacttggggaccctccgaacgcaatagtgaatgcattaaaaagcagtgagcaatgaaagcacacagaccccatagactataatggggtctatgtccacacaaatcatgcagagagaaaagtatttcaAGCGCTACTTTTCTCTCCCTATGatttgtgcagaaaacacatttctcccattatagtctatggggtccgtgtgctttcattgctcaccactttttaaggcattcggtattcctttcaggggagggggggggggttcccaagcggacccccttaacagaatactgaacacagatgtgaaccaggccttagtgatATTTCTCCGTTGTATTGTGGATAATGATATATAGAGCTAAATGTTATTTTGCATCTCTATGAAGctagttttggaaatttcagttAGTTGTATATGTCtgtaattgtgtttggtattggatGTGCTTTCCTAATCTCCTCATAATTTCTCCTGTTTAAGGCCTGCTCCATTGTTGAAGAATGTTCATCTGACAGATTCTAAGGCTCGGGAGATGTATTTGGACATTATCCATTACATGAGAAGGATGTACCAGGATGCTAGACTTGTACATGCAGATCTTAGTGAATTTAACCTGCTGTAAGTGATCGCTTTGCTGTGTGATTCTTGGGACAATGACCATATGACCATAAAAACCATCTTACTGATTAGCAGTCCATGGCAAAATCCGAATGTAGTGGATCCTGTTCTCTGAAAAACTTTATCCTATTTTGAGGACTGAATGTGTGCATAGCTTTTAAGCAAATTTTCAAATGAGATCAAAGGTAACTGTTGTTAACTGTTATTGGGTATTTTCTGTGTCCTCCATGAAGACTAAAACAACCTGGTGAGATCTCTTTTTATCAGAAGACCAATTTTGGACCAATATATTGCGAGTGCATAGCCGTATCTCTTCTGAATTGATCAGATAACAtactatttatatagcaccatcctattccgcagcactttacagatattatcagtcactgtcccatgtagggctcataatctacgtcccctatcagtatgtctttagagtgtgggaggaaaccggagtacccggaggaaacccacataaacacgggagaacatgcaaactccttgcagatgttaaccactgagccatctttCTGCCCTCTATAGAATATGTATATGACCAAGGAGTGTTATACGTATCATTATCAATGTGTTGTGTTCAGTTCTTCAGTTTATTTCTCATGGTGGCGTTTGCACCTCTTTCCCTATCGATTATTCTAATATGTAATTGAGGTTTGGATTATCTTTTTGACTTGACTTTACAATACACatttgtaaagggagtctgtcaacatcaAATGGTTGTTACACCAGCTCTAGTACTGTATAGTCTTCAGAGCCTTCAGCACAGCGCTGTAATTTGTTTGCAGAATGGCTGCTTTATTTTATGACAAGCTGTTTTTTATTCTTCTGTAAATGAACTAATAGTGCATAAGGGGAGTGTTCTGAGCAGCTGAGCATCATGGAAAGCTCTTTCTCTTGCTCAGAAGGAGGCGTGGAAAGTTCCAAATATGTCAGTGTTGTTGGGAAGGGGTATTGAGCAAGAAGAAAATCCATCTGTGATGCCCAGCCATGTCAGAAGACAACCCTGATGACGCACTCTTAGTATAGGAATAAAAAGCCGTTTGTCGAAATTAAGAAGCCATTCTACAATCAAATTCTAGCTCTGTGGTGATGATTATGAGTACTATAAGGTGCTGGGGCAGGTTGAACATTTTTTCTGCGGATAGAATCCCTTAATTAATTTTAATTCCTTTTCAGTTACCATAACGGACAGTTGTATATAATTGATGTGTCTCAGTCAGTGGAACATGATCATCCACATGCTTTGGAATTTCTCCGCAAGGACTGTGCCAATGTGAATGGTGAGTTGTAAATCTGTGGCCATAGTACACTTCtaactttttattgttttgtagCTGTAGTTCAGTAATGTAATGAACACTGTGAAGGATAGTTACTAAGCTAAATATGCAGACTTCATTTGTGCCAAAAAAATTGACCAACTTTCCACCCACCACATTAACGcacataataattttatttattttttttgcctgaaaaggGAAAAGAgttgcttaaagaggacatttctccACCTCCAATAagttcagctctttacatcaGTTAATGGCTCTCTACTGACTACAGCACAGTTGGCATTATTTCTCTAatataccgcatatactcgagtataagcagagtttttcagcacagttgttgtgctgaaaaagcccccctcggcttatactccagtcaagcaGCAAGACACCTGTGGGCAgcctctggagcagcgctgctgccgataggtgagtggtgaagcaGAGCTGTCTCCAGGACCGGCCCAGGAGACGGcgctgcttcaccactcacctTTCAGCAGcggcgctgctccagcgaccacCCACAGTCGGCAGCGGGCCTCCGCTCTCTTGCTCTCCAGACCCCGTCGCTCCCCCACTGCTCCATCACACGCTGGGTgatgtggccacgtaagctcaagCCCGCACCCAGCGTGTCTTTTTATCCCTAAATTAACACAGGAGAGCGGTCGCTCTTAAAACAACTTGAACGGCCTTCTCCTGTGCTGGTTTAgtcgtctgcgtctcagcgcaggtggcgtTATCACGCTGAGTTgcagacgtcttactgccgggtgaagaggaggcagTAGCGGCGCGGTCGATTTAaataaattaactt
This genomic stretch from Leptodactylus fuscus isolate aLepFus1 chromosome 4, aLepFus1.hap2, whole genome shotgun sequence harbors:
- the RIOK1 gene encoding serine/threonine-protein kinase RIO1 — encoded protein: MLLVESSKMAGEPEQLDSDDMESYEKFLQRKEELASQEHCKEDSEEEEDDDDDWYWENSTNITKHYTRSSNPQANRQDMKNSSSKAYTTTDKVLQKYENKINLGKLTLSDSVMNKVTEKNRQKESEHYRVKDKSDRATVEQVLDPRTRMILFKMLTRGVISEINGCISTGKEANVYHASTSDGESRAIKIYKTSILMFKDRDKYVSGEFRFRHGYCKGNPRKMVKTWAEKEMRNLIRLNTAGIPCPEPVMLRSHVLVMGFIGKNDTPAPLLKNVHLTDSKAREMYLDIIHYMRRMYQDARLVHADLSEFNLLYHNGQLYIIDVSQSVEHDHPHALEFLRKDCANVNDFFVKYGVAVMTVRELFEFVTDPSINEENMDSYLEKAMEIAAYRTEEERSNQDKVDEEVFKKAYIPRTLNEVKNYERDVDVMQKLKEEDLSLNTQQDNILYQTVTGLKKDLSGAETVPSLLQKSGHEQPDGSDSDAGSGDECVHPEGQTPASEMDKKERKKLVKEAQREKRKNKIPKHVKKRKEKTAKMKKGK